Part of the Echeneis naucrates chromosome 1, fEcheNa1.1, whole genome shotgun sequence genome, ATGATAATGATGTGTTAAGAATGTCCCTAGAATTTCTTTTAGTgcataataaaacacattctgCTTCACACATTAGGCTTTTTCTCACACTCCACTATCTTTACACCGCAGGTCTATTTTTGCATAAATCTGTGCCGCTCTGACTTTAAAAAGATGTATTTACGCATGTTGGACACAACCTGCACTGGTATTTTTGTAGTTAGTTAAAgggcaaaaaggaaaaggaataaGAAAAGGACCAAATTTGCATCAGTTCAGTCTTCTCTATGATTTATACAATGCCTTATCAACCTGGGTTCAAAATATAGTTatcatttgcatattttttagCTTGCATTGTCAGttgtaaattaaattattttctgtaGCTGCAAGGATTATTTGGTTAATTGCTTCCTTTATCAATACAATTCAGCAAATCtgcaaaaagcaacaaaagcattttttggTTTGAGCTTTTTATGCTGAGgttgtgatgttttatttttcttattctttgaTAGCAAACTGAATTTGACGCAGTTGGATGCGCTGATGTTTGTTTAAAGTATCAGTAGGATTTAGATCTCTTTACATTTAGTAGTGAGCAAGTTGGAAAGAGCCACATCGGCtttgaaattaatattttgaaattgatTGGAAGGAGGGCTGGACAATAATTTGATATCAATATACATCACAGTATAAATTGTTTCAATAATGGTGAAATGgttttgaaacacatttctgacaTCATACattatttacagtgtctgtcACAGATTGACATTCATTACAGGATGCTTCTGTCATTTAATTACTTTCTCAAGAGCAGAACACCACAAGCTACGTCCATGTGTCTCGTCACCACAGCGATGCAGCCATCACTGCTTAGTAGGCTAGGCTCCGACAATGTGAATGCCAGCTTCTAAATGTTTACCTCTGACTGCTACCCAATGTGATTGAATGAGCCCCCACAAGTCATATTATAGCATACGAAGTAGTTGATAAGAGACTAATGCAGTTGTGTAGGAGAGGTTCAGCCATCAAAGATCAGATAAACTTGGGTTTCAGTGTGCTGCTAAATGTGCAGAAGAGTGCCAACCAGCAGCATAATCACATCAAATCCATCCACCATCTGAAGCAGTTCACCTTCAGAGAATGTCCATTCAGCTAGcccttcactaaaacatctCCACCCCATGTTTTTCTTGTTGCCCACTCTTTTTCATGTATGCTATAGCAATTCGAAGTACTGTTGTTACACTGTCTTTACAAAACAATGAGATAACCAACCCATATTGTGGTATTATTTTAGAGATATTAATATTGTCAAAGctgaggtttttgtttatttcacagtGATGTGTCTGTTAATACGGggataatgtaaataaaagggAAACATGATTTGATTTACTTGTACAATTTTTACATCAAAAGGGGGTTTAATACGGACATCCATTGTGGGCATTCTTTGCAGCTTTTGCTGACTTTTATACTGTTCATATCAATATTGGAATTATATCGTATCAACTGAAATTTAGCAGTATATCACAATACAGATTTTGACCATATTGTCTAGCCCTAGTTAAACCTTTTTATCCCTGAACCTGATTTCTATGTTTCCAGTGTTCGTCTCAACGGATTGAACAAAGGTTTTTATTGTTCTTCTACTCATCCTTCTCCCAGGAAGAAAGCAACACTTTATTTAACATGCATATGTGTCtctagagtgtgtgtgtgctcattatATTTGTGTGCGTGCTTAGGAGCGGGTGCTGGCTGTGGAGCTGTGGCAGACTGCATCCCAGGAGCTGGACCGGCTCCAGCATTTCTACCAGAAAGCCACCTCTGAAGGACAGATCCACGATGCTCAGAGACAGCAGCTCAAGGTTCCCACATTAACATACATAGGCATTGTATTATGAGAGCATTAACACCTGACCACTAGATGGAGCCCTTATTATAGAAATAGCTTTAATTAGAGCAGTTTGTCCTTAGTTAACGCTCAACACAAGTGTGAGTTAATTACAGGCTGTGAAGTTTTATTGAGTGTACCCGTTTTTTCTGTCACAGGATCAGCTTGTTCAGTTCCAGCAGCACTCACACAAACTACAAGTGGCCAATCAGAAACTAGAATCGGTAAGTGAGACCTAATTAAAAGTGTGTTAAGTTTTTCCCTTCTAATTATCCATGGGATCGAAATGGTGTGCACTTCTCCAAATTAAACCCTGCTCCAATAATTAATCTTATAACTAAGTGAATTGGTTTCTAAATCAGTTTGGTAGTCAGCCAGAACTGTCTTGGTTGCATAATGAATGGACTGTCAGATGGCTTGGTAATCCTCTAACTACCTTAGAGTCTCCTTTTTCCAGCACCTACAGTTGTACCctagtttctctctctctctctctctctctctctctctctctctccctccctccctccctccctccctctctctctctctctccctccctccctccctctctctctctctctctctacctctccctctctctcaccctctccctctcccacccATTGTCAGTGATAAATACTTTAAGCTCCAAATAGTTTAGTCTCTACTTAGGGAGACTGTTAACCCAAGTGAGGCTCAACCTGActcagagacaaaaataaatcaagaataTTTTGCTCGATTTATTCACACAACAACGCATTAACAAAAGCGCACATATGCTTAGTGCTTGCTTTGGACAAATTACAACGTGTGAGGAGACAGTAACACTATATCACTCTGATGCATATTTAATGAGAGGGTGAGCCTTGTGCTTTCCCCTTTCTGACTTTTCATATGAGCAGCCTTTTCATTCACTTTATGCGGTAACGATTGCCTTTGTAGCAGTGAATGACTGACAAAGTCTCCTTAGGGTTCATTCTAAAAGGGGCCTACAAAGTTTTGAGGGAGGTTTCAGGGAGAGTTGGTTTTGATATAAAGTCTGAAGTGTCTATTTGAAGTCATGCCACACAAATGGCAGTCATGTCTTTCTTGccatacacagacaaaccagCAGTTCCTGAAGACAGTaacagagcagagcacagagaTGGAGCACCTACAAAGCCAGCTCAGGTAATTAAGCTTATCAAATAAGGAGACTCTGGTCCAAATAAATTCACTCAAAGTACAAATTGGCAGccagttttctttgttgttataTACTTGaacttctgtttctctctctcctcctgctgtagACAAGCCAAGGCTGAACTGAGAACAGCCACAGCCAAGGTGGATGAGATGACCAAATTGCTGCAGAATATCCAGGACCAGATGAACAGAAGGGTAAATGTTTGGTGCAAAGAAGATGTTAGAACAGAAAACTGGTTTGATCCCTAATTGAATGGGATGGGGGGTAGTTTACAACTTCTGACTAAACATTCGTTGATTCTTGTTAAAGGTAAGTCTTTGCTGTTTAGGATCACTTCTACTGGCTGCTTTAGCCACATCGGTTTGTTAACTTTGTAATGAAAATCGTTCTTTTTCTCAACCCTTCGTTCAGAcatgtttttctcctcaggaggaggaagtggcagAGGCTAAGGGCCGAGAGGATGCAGCAGACAGACGGCTCCAACAGCTCCAAACAGCCTTGAGCCAGCAAGAGGCCAGGTGAGCAGAGTTAAATGTTGCGTTTTTCATTCTCTTCTGACCTTGTTAAgcaatttcattatttctgaaatTTTTGCAATTTCTATGTGAATTCCATGCTAATTAGgtgataaaattatttaaaatgctcATGCAATTTCAAGAGTCTCAGCATTTTGTAAAAGTGGATCTAAAATATGATTCTGACTTAAAATGTATAACAACAGGTCACCAACATCAACAGTAGTTAAGGTTGCTCTATGATTACATCTTTTGGAATATTGTGGTACATCAAAATTCAAGAACTCTTGTCAACTATTATCGTGTCTTATCACAGGGAAATACCAATTGGGTCAACTCAAATGGTGGATTTATATTTAAGCCTCAGACATTTACAAAAGATAAATAAGATAGAATTCAGTTCATTGTCTGtacctctgctgctgcttctcactCCTTTTCTCCATTGCCAGGCTAAAGGCTTTGTCTCAGGAGACAGAGTCCTTCCGCAGAGAGCAAACTGTGTGGGAGAGAAAGTTGGGGGAACTTCAGTCACGCTGTACCACCTTAGAAGAAGAGAAGTATGAGGCGCTGGCCAAAGTCCGAGAAAGTGTTCAGGTGGCTGAGGAGGCTGCTCTGCAGAAGGACCAGGTCACcacattctctctgtttttttcccttcctttatTACTTTGTCACTTCTCCCTTTGTTTTGATCTTTTTCACTGAACAAGTCCTCCCCTAAGTCTGTTAAGCTCGACTATCCCCTAGCAGATTTTTACATCCCCTCAATACCACAGAAAGTTGCCTTCTGAAatatgtttctgtgtctgtctttacTGTCTCCCTTCAGGCCTTgttgagagagaaacagaggatGGAAGAGTTAGAGAAGACAAAGGAAGCCATCAAACAGTTGATCCAGGACGCTGCAGTCCGCACTAGAAAAGAGGTGGGGAGTTTTTCGTGGCTGTCTAAACAAGCACCAGTGGGGTACTGTGCTTTGTTTCCCATCATTAACACTGAACCACTGTGGTCATCAgttatgaaatatttaacaggTCGCAGCTCTGTCTACTAAATGATGATGACTTTAGGTGCGACTacaataattaattaatgaataaattttGTGAAGGTATCATCATTCATTGTCATCATTGCTTTCGAGTGTTTACCAGAACAAAACCTCCAAATAGAACCTCAGAATGCAGAAGTTTtcacaaaaaggaggaaaattattttacagCTCAGTGTATACCTTTGCTGGTCCACAATTACAGTAAATTATattatcacacattttttttaaaagcattgGATGGCAGCAAGTCATTTTATCTCTTTATACTTAtctaaagaaataaataatcacaaaaaTGTAAGAAACCACACAATTTTGGATTATAAGTTTTAAACTTTGCCATTATAGCTTAATAGCTAAATAGCtgacattaacattaacagctgtttactggCTAGGCTTACCAAGAGTTTTGGCTATTGTGGCATTTGCAAGTCAAGAGGTGATAATAAATCTTCTGaggtctgtttttctttttatgaataCCTTAGTGCATGCTGGATGCTACAGGAACTTAGTCTCTTGAAGTGACCAAGCCAGAGCTTGCTCGTTAACATGTTAACTTCAATAGAGGAATGATAGCAATAGAAGCAAAACAAGAGACCTGTTATAttttttggttggttggttgttttttgatGGAAGCAGGTTTTGGTGAGTAATGCTATTAACTTCTATTTctaaggtttgtttttatttatttattttttaacaaatatatCTCCTCACCTGGAATTGTAACCTGCAGATGTACAAGTTCCCTTCAATGCCTTAGTATTTTTTCTAAGCACATGACTTACTAAGCCAAAAGCAGTGTTGCTCTTTCTCCTGCATAACCTCAGTTAGAGACTTGGTGATTAATGATCTATTAATGGGTCTTCTTCATCAAGCACTTAAACTGTTTAATCCTGTTCATGAGGCCTATGGAGGTATGACTGCAGTGCTGGCTGTCATCTTAGTCTTTGGCTGCGTTGATGCATAAGCCTTTCTGTAAATTAATGACCTTGCCTTCCATTTGCTATTTTACCTTCCAGGTAAATCTTTCATGGTGTTGGATGTTAAGGTTAAACGTTGCAGCCAAAGTGATGGAGTTTTTTCTGCTTAATCTTCTCcctccttcatcttcatttaAAGCCATTCAGTGCTGAGATAAGCGCATGTAATGAAGAATTAATCCCCAAACTATCCTCAGACTTACCTGAGCGTTAAAGTACCATTCACACAGAATGCATGAGGAGTTTCCCAAAATAGAGTGGTGAACTTAAATACCCTGATGAGCCCTAACCACTAGTAGCCTACTGTAGCAATGGTTTTAAGAGGGGGCCCCATTTTTGCTTGGATTTTGAACcctacaaagacacaaagtgttTAAAAATTGTTTGTCACTATTCCATCAATGGATTATTGGTGGCATCAGATCAGACAAACAAACCATAATTGAAGGTTTTCATTTGCGGAATATGTTAAATTTCCTTGGAGAGATCTTGTAGTTTATGCAACAGCTACAGCCTTTTgcccatttttttcctcttgattCTCACACATACTCAAAAGTGACAGGAAATCAGGGAAGGATGGGGGAGGCAGGGGAGGTGGTGGGGGTCAGCAAAGATACACTGGTCAGACTCTCAGTACTCTACAGATTGCAGACAAGACTCTATGAACACTACACTCTCCTTCATTTTTTGCAATAGtagtttctcttctcttttaaGTCTGTGTATTTTGAGAATTCAAGTCAGTAAATATGTcacaaagttactgttttttatttttgctttttgacaccttgttgttgttttgtctgttttttccatttctgaaaTCTTAAGTATTAAAGACAACTGGTTTCTTTGCACATTGGAATACTGTCTAAAATATGGTTTATGGAGTCCACAGCTCTGGATCCCCACAGCTTCTCAGATGTGGACTGGTAATTTTCAGGCAATGTTAGTTACAGTATCTGAATGTGCTGCCCAGTCAAAGCAAAAGTCTGGCTTCAGATAACTTTGTTCACATATGCTTCACCTCAACTTTTAAATTTAAGCTGCAGAGTTCATTCTCCACTTGAAGTACCTTCTTAAAAGTTACAGTCTATctaattgaaagaaaaaagcaaagcaattcCAATCCCCAAATCCCCACTCTCATTGCCCATATTCGAGTTGTGTGACTTTATCTTTAACAGGTGGAAAATGTGCGCAGGCAGTGCAATGTTCAAATTCACCGTATGACCGAGGAGCTGTCAGCCCTGCAGCTGGTAAGAAGGACAAATACCTCTCACAATCATACAAAATCCTTTCCTAGTCTGTAGCTGTCGACTCATCGTCTCCCACCCTCCCATACCTCCATTTtccttgttctctctttctaccACTCTCCAGGAATGTGCTGATAAAGAGTCTCAGATTGAAAGGTCCTTACGAGAAAGAAAAGCggcagaggaggagctggagaaggtaTCAGTGGAATTAACAGTGACACCACGAGAAATAATCTGCTAAAGCAGGATTCAGGGTGCATCGCTTGATGATATGGAAATGTGAGTGGGCTAGGGCAATACTATGCATATTTGTAATGCTGCTTGTGGTACTGTTGTTGTAGGTGTATAAAGAGGGCAGGGCAGAGCCAGAGTTCAGACGGATTGATGCCCTTCATCAGAGGTGTCTGAATGCAGAGAGGATGAAGGAAGACATGAGCCTCACTCTACAAAGCAcgcaaaataaactgaaaaagatgGACATGGAGTAAGTGTAGAATACAGTATTTAGTGTGGTAGTCAGGAGGTAAGGTTCTCCACCTttactgtttcttttctcattccAGAGCACAGAAGGACATGGGGTGTTTCCCATGTGGCTCTGTCTGTCACTAATAATAACTGTGGTTCAAAAATTTGCATATTATTCATATCTCTGTCTTTTCCGTCTCTTTCTCACTTGGcctgtccatccatctgcagCTATAGTGAGGAGCTGTCTCGGTGCCAGGAGGAAGTGCGACGGCTACAGGGCTCTCTGGCTGCCACCCGGGACGACTGTGTTACTGTCAGTGATGAGCGGCTTCAGCTGCAACAGGAGAACCTGCAGCTCCGCAAGGAAATGGATGAGCTGCGAAAGGCCACTTTGCTAGTACAAAAAAAGGCCAAGCAACAGGTAACTTAACAATGGATAGAAACAGGAAGGAGTGAAAAAATTGGTGCTTTTTACAAGAACAGCCAGTTGGAGTTTGGCAGTCAatgaagaaagggaagaaactGGAATAGGTGAACCTAGACAAAGACAGAGTGTTGTTCATTTGAAAGAACGAAAAATGACAATAGGAAGAAGACTTTTGAATAATTACAAGGCGCAGAGAAGATGGACCATCCACTCAGCAGCAGTAGTAGTTTTGTAATGCTCCTCCATTAAGTTGGGTAACTTGCAAGAAACTGAATAAAATACGGAGTCAGACAAGACCAATGAACCAGATACACACTGTGCTATACTCAACCTGTCCAATGAAGGGGTGAGATCTCATCAAAGCATTTTACCCCCATGTCTTGTGTCTCATTTGCACAAACTCATACTACTAAGGCTAATGGgtgaaaacaaaagcattgaGCAAGTGGAATTTTTTCCCTGATGGTACCTAGATTTTTTAGAGAAACATGTCTGGATCAGTACCAATCTCTTAGCAAATCATGAAAACCCTCTGCTGAATGTCCTTTCACagggaaaatgaaaactctggCACCATAAATGTTCTCACGGAAATTCattgaaagtattttttttaaaaagtcagaaGAGGGCGGCTTCACGTTGGCGTTGGAGGTTAAAGGTTAACCCCTGCATCTCACATTTCTTTTGTTAGGCcctttgtgtgctgtgtgctcTGTTCACTTTAAGAGATTTAAGAGGTTTTCTTTTAagaatgtgttttctctaaGTGAAGCTGAAATAACCTGCAGACATCTTCATTAGTGTTATTTTCTCAGACTCCCCTTTAAGCCACCAGTGACAGGCAGGGTAAGAGAATTTTTTGTTCAGCCTGCTGATATGAAGTGGTTTTATGGACAACCATTTGGCTCAACTGTGGGAGAGCCATGAATGGAAGAAACAGTTGCATAGAAGGTGGTGGGATAGTTGGAGGAAgttaaaagcagagaaagatgGAACCATCAGGTAAATGGTTCACACTCAAGCCACGCTTTTTAAATTGATGTTGCTGACTAATAATGTAGAATTGATTGTAAGTTCACACAAGGCTGAATATGTGACTCTTCTTTATCCACTTAAATGAGTCTTGGACCAGCACCTTATGTCCACCAGCATCCTCACTCTTCTGCCATTGTCCAGGTGTCACAGATGGAGCAGGAATATGTTTTAAAGGAGCAGGGCCTTGATGCACGGgtgagggagctggaggagagcagCCGAAATACCAGTGCCAATCTGACACGCCTCCTAACAGCACAGCAGAAAAGCACTCAGCGCTGGAAGGAAGAGGCCAAGAATCTGGTCCAGGCCTTTGAGAGTAAAATCACAGGCCTCAAGTAAGTAGATTGAACGTTGAACGTAAgggaagaaaaatgcaaaacattggCTGAGAACCTTGAAATTGTCAAGGAACATAAATAAAACGAAATGTCTGTTCTAACAACAACATAAGATGCATTTATCTTTCCTGTGTATAATATGGTGCTCAAAAAGAGCAAGCAGGCTGAGCAAACATTTTCAGGTTAAATCGTCTGTGCAAAATTTGGCATACATTTACAACCAGCCTGTTTAGTAACTTGTAActgacagacagcagaagcatttTCCTCCAATATACCTGAAATAAattgttatatatttatttatatttagtgcATGACACACTGGATCAAAGATGCAGCAGCAAAAATCCCTAACCAGGTGTTTTGCCATTAGCAACAGCTGTACCATGCTGAGATATTTTGTAAATTTTAAACATAAAGATACATTTGTTAAGAGAGCTCTATAAATTTAGTTTTGTATCCATGAGACAGTAAGGCTCTAatgttctttttctattttttgcaatatttttttcagggCAGAGCTGAATCGGCATAAAAAACGTACACATGAACTGGAGATGCAGCTTGAAACTGACCATAGTGTCATTGCTGAGGTGTGTATGAGATACagatattaaaattaaatgacagAAAGGGACTGTTTCGAAAAATTGTAGTTTTATCAGCCTAAGTGCATGGCGTTCTTCCAGCGCTACAGGACATTGTCTTCCTGA contains:
- the sclt1 gene encoding sodium channel and clathrin linker 1 isoform X1 translates to MEEEVAFLRDQVHRLNSALSQYQHGHQNQSTSSQVEEARRAESPAPWISDRSIMAPLIAEYDRHMDEMTEQLQRYQAQMTDVKVKLESVVKENESLHAELRESVEKQLHALPVASGVEGNTVEEEAVIKNLQEQVQLSEQERVLAVELWQTASQELDRLQHFYQKATSEGQIHDAQRQQLKDQLVQFQQHSHKLQVANQKLESTNQQFLKTVTEQSTEMEHLQSQLRQAKAELRTATAKVDEMTKLLQNIQDQMNRREEEVAEAKGREDAADRRLQQLQTALSQQEARLKALSQETESFRREQTVWERKLGELQSRCTTLEEEKYEALAKVRESVQVAEEAALQKDQALLREKQRMEELEKTKEAIKQLIQDAAVRTRKEVENVRRQCNVQIHRMTEELSALQLECADKESQIERSLRERKAAEEELEKVYKEGRAEPEFRRIDALHQRCLNAERMKEDMSLTLQSTQNKLKKMDMDYSEELSRCQEEVRRLQGSLAATRDDCVTVSDERLQLQQENLQLRKEMDELRKATLLVQKKAKQQVSQMEQEYVLKEQGLDARVRELEESSRNTSANLTRLLTAQQKSTQRWKEEAKNLVQAFESKITGLKAELNRHKKRTHELEMQLETDHSVIAEYDRQLAENQEKTNRLQKRLTQAEQRAATATQQLNILASQRRKMTTMDPETV
- the sclt1 gene encoding sodium channel and clathrin linker 1 isoform X2, which gives rise to MAPLIAEYDRHMDEMTEQLQRYQAQMTDVKVKLESVVKENESLHAELRESVEKQLHALPVASGVEGNTVEEEAVIKNLQEQVQLSEQERVLAVELWQTASQELDRLQHFYQKATSEGQIHDAQRQQLKDQLVQFQQHSHKLQVANQKLESTNQQFLKTVTEQSTEMEHLQSQLRQAKAELRTATAKVDEMTKLLQNIQDQMNRREEEVAEAKGREDAADRRLQQLQTALSQQEARLKALSQETESFRREQTVWERKLGELQSRCTTLEEEKYEALAKVRESVQVAEEAALQKDQALLREKQRMEELEKTKEAIKQLIQDAAVRTRKEVENVRRQCNVQIHRMTEELSALQLECADKESQIERSLRERKAAEEELEKVYKEGRAEPEFRRIDALHQRCLNAERMKEDMSLTLQSTQNKLKKMDMDYSEELSRCQEEVRRLQGSLAATRDDCVTVSDERLQLQQENLQLRKEMDELRKATLLVQKKAKQQVSQMEQEYVLKEQGLDARVRELEESSRNTSANLTRLLTAQQKSTQRWKEEAKNLVQAFESKITGLKAELNRHKKRTHELEMQLETDHSVIAEYDRQLAENQEKTNRLQKRLTQAEQRAATATQQLNILASQRRKMTTMDPETV